A stretch of DNA from Synergistaceae bacterium:
AACGGAGAGCCGTCCCCGGTCGGTCTGAAAAATCAGCTCCTGTTCTTCGTCGTGGGTCACGAGAGAAGCGGAAATCTGCGCCAGCATTCCCGTATATTCGAGGATGGCGACGCCCAGGTCCTCGCATTCGGAGTTGTCGTGCCCAACGTTGGCGATGACGGCGGTAACTCTCTCCGGTTTTCCCAGCATCCAGAGGAGAAGATCGATATGGTGCACGGCGTGGCTCGTGAAACACCCTCCGCACTCCTTCTCCCAGGTCCCACGCCACCAGATGTCGTAATAGTTCCCGCCACGCCACCAGAGGGAGTTGACCGTGGCGTACAGCACCCTGCCGGCATCTCCGGACCGGATCATGCGCTTCACCCTGGCGTTGGGGGTCCTGAAGCGATTCTGAGCCACCGGCGACAGAATTTTCCCCTTCGCCGCCGCCGCCGCCTCGATCATGGCGTCGCACTCCTGAAGGCTGGCGGCCATGGGCTTCTCCACGAGCACATGTTTGCCCGCGTTCAGAGCGCGGATCGCCACAGAAGCGTGGACGTCCGGGGGCAGGCATATGAAAACCGCGTCAATGTCGTCTCTGGCCAGAACCGCGTCAATATCTCCATACGCCGCCGCCTTCCTCAGTCCCTTTTTTTCGATGAGGGCCTTCGCCTTGTCAGGATACAGATCGCAGACGGCGCGAACCTCACAGCGATTGTTCCATTGTCCGCAGGCGTCGGCGTGAACTCCCGCAATCGCCCCCGCTCCCAGAAGCGCGATTCCCGTCATTCCGTCATTCCCCCGTTTCCCTGTATCCGTCGGTTCCGGAGGACCAGGCTCTTTCCTGCGCCTCGATCGCGAGTTCGACGGCGGCAAAGGCGTGTTCCTGGGTCATGGCCATCTCCGTGCGGTCCAGGCAGTCCCGGATGAAACGCCCGAAGAACGGAAAACCGCAGGTCCCCGCGGCTCTGATGTGGTGCTCGCCCTTCCGGTCCGCAAGGTAAATATGATCCCCTTCCGCGTCCGATGCGACGTCAATATATTTGCGGATTTCAATATAGCCCTCCGTGCCCAGAATCAGGGTCCGTCCGTCGCCCCAGGCCCCCAGCCCGGAGGGAGTGAACCAGTCCACCCGGAAATAACCCGCCGCGCCGTTATCGCATATCAGGTTCACGTCTCCAAAATCCTCGAAACGGGGGTGTTCCTCGTGAGCAAAGTTGGCGACGCGGCTGTGAGCGATCCTGGCGCCCTCCGCTCCCGCAAAGGTCAGAATCTGTTCGATCTGATGACAGCCGATGTCCACCAGAATCCCTCCGTACCGGCTTTTGTCGAAAAACCAGTCCGGACGTCCGGAAACCGGACCCACTCGATGGGGGCCCCAGCCCATCACCTGCACCACCCGACCGATCGCCCCTTCCTGCAGAAGCTCTCCGGCTCGAACGGCCGCCTCCACGTGCAGGCGTTCGCTGTAGTACACGCCGTATTTCCGTCCGGTCTCCCAAACCGCCTCCCTCGCCTGCTTCAGCTGTTCTCTGGTGATGAGAGGGGGCTTGTCCACGAAGAAATCGTGCCCGCTCCTCAGGGCCGCAACTCCCAGGTCACACCGGTCCCCCGGAACAGCGGCGCACGCGATCAGTCGAATATCGCCGTTCTCCAGAATTTCATCCCGGCTTCGGGCGATTCGGACCTGAGGAAAGGCCTTCTGAAAGGCCAGCGTCTTTTCCGGGTCCGGATCCCAGACAAGGGCAATTTCGGCTCCGGCCTCCGCCAGCCCGTTACACATCCCGTAAATGTGTCCGTGATCGAGGGCCATCACCCCCACTCGAAACTCCCCCGGAGCCGCCACTGGAACGGTTTTTCCCTGGCTTCGGGGTGCGTAATTCTGTCCATCGCTCTTTTTCTGCATGACGCAAATCCCCCCTTATACCATCGAGGGCAAAAACGTGACGATCTGCGGGAAGAAAATCATGGCGAGGATCACCAGCAAAATCACGCCAATGTAGGGTAAAAGCGCCCCAATGCTTTCTTCCAGTGGAAGACGGGCGATGCCGCAGCTGATGAAAAGGAACGTCCCCACCGGCGGCGTAATGGCCCCCACCTGCATGACAATCACCATGAGCACCCCGTAATGGATGGGATCGAATCCCAGCGCGTTGCCGATGGAGAGGATGCTGGTGGCAAACATGGCGATCAGGATGGTGGGATCCAGGAAACAGCCCAGGACCAGCAGCACAGCCATCAGGAAAAGAGTGGCAAGATAAGGATTTTTCAGTGTGTGAACCGCGAAGTTCAGCACCTCGTTCTGGAAACGCATCCGAACGAGAACGTTGGAAAGCACTCCCGCCGCGGAAATCGTCATCATGACCACCGCCGTGGTGACGGCGGAGTCCAGCAGAATTTTCGGCAGGTCCTTCATCCGCAGTTCCTTCGAGATGAAAAAACCATAGACCAGGCCGTAGGCGATGGCGATCACCCCGGACTCCGTGGGAGTGACGAGGCCGAAGACAATCCCGCAGACGATGATCAGGGGCATAATCAGGGCCCCGAAGGAAGAGACGAAGGCCCGCCACAGGTTTTTCCAGGAGAATTTTTCCGTCTCGAAGCTGTAGCCCCTCCGGCGATAGGCGACGGCGTTCACCACCATCTGCAGAACCCCAATCATGACGCCGGGGATGACCCCGCCCAGAAACAGCCGGCTCACCGGAGTCTCCGTGTAGAAGGAATAGAGGATCATGGCGATGCTGGGCGGAATGATCGGACTCAGCATGGAAGACCCCGCCGTCACCGCCACAGCGTAGTCCTTTTCGTAACCCTGTTTTTCCATGGCGGGAATCAGCATTCCGCCGATAGCGGAGGCGTCCGCCGCTCCGGAACCCTGAATGCCCCCGAAAAGCATGGAGGCAAGGATGTTGACGTGACCGAGTCCGCCTTTGAACTGGCCAACGGCGGCATTGGCGAAGTTCACCAGTTTATCGGTGATCCGCGACCCCGTCATGATGTTCCCGGCAATGATGAAGAAGGGAATCGCCATCAGAGAAAAGGAGTCGATGCTGCCGAACATTTTGATGATGACCAGGGTGAAGGGAATATCCATGGCAACGATGAAAAGAATCGCGGTGATAATGGTGGACACGTAAATCGGAAAACCCAGAAAGATGAACAGCAGAAGGAGCGCAAACACCAGAGCCGCCTGCAGCATTCCCTTAGCCTCCCCGCCTGGGATCCGGCTTTCCGGCGTTCATCGAGGCAAAGGGATGAAAGCCGTAAATCAGAATCAGGAGATAATCCACAAAGAGATAGCTGCAGCCCACGGGGATCGCGGCGTAAAAAAGCGCCAGAGAGATGTTCAGATTTTGCAAAGAGCTGACCAAATTCAGACGCGTCTGCTCGATTCCAAACCAGACGAGCGCCGCCAGACACACAAGGACCACGACGTTGGCCGCCTGTTTGACGATTTTTATGAGGGGCGGGGGCAGAAATTTGTTCAGAAAAAACTCGACGCTCAGGTGAGCTCCCTCTCTGACCCCCAGACTCGCCGCCAGAAAAGCGACCCAGATGCTGGTCAGACGGATGAGTTCGTCCCCCCAGGCGAAGGGCCTGATGGAGGTGGAGGTGAAGTAGCGCAGAACGACCTGTACAAGACACAAAGCGACCATCCCCCCTAAAAGGGAGATGATCGCGATGGCCCGCAGGGCGCTGAAAAATGCGTAGACTCGCCTCATCACAGACGTTTATTGAATTGCCAGCATTTTATCGATAAAGTCGTTCCAGGCGGGACCCTTGGCCCTGTATTCGTCCAGCATCGGCGAGCAGGCTTTCACCCAGGCGTCGGCGTCCTTCAGTTCGTGCACCACAACGCCCTCCTTTATCATGGCGTCCAGAGCCTGTTTCTGGTCTTCGTCGTCGATCTGCCCCTGATAGACCGTGGCCTCTTCCGCGCATTCCAGCACGATTTTCTTCAGGTCCTCCGGCAGCCCGTTCAGCCATTTTTCATTGAAGAAGTAGTACACGCAGGCGATGATGTGATTGGTGATCGTCAGATTTTTGGCGTTGTCCTGAAATTTCATGGAGTTGATCATGCTGGGAGAGGCCTCCATGCCGTCGATGACCTTCGTCTGCATGGCCGTGTAGATCTCGTTCCAGTCCATCGTGGTTCCGGCGGCGCCCAGATGGTCGAACATGCCGATGTAAATCGCGTTGGGTCCGCGCATCTTCATGCCGGCAAGGTCCGCCAGCTTTTCAACCGGCTTCACGGTGAGCATGTGCCGGGAGCCCTGGCTCTGTCCCGCCGTCGCGACGAAACCGTAAGGCTGCACGAGTTTGGACACTTCGCTCTCCAACCCCTTCAAAACACGGCGATAATGCTCATTGTCCTTAAACAGGTAGGGAAACTCAAACATCATCAGCTGCGGCACCCACATTCCGGGGCCGGTTCCAGGGGCCGCCACCACCATTTCCAGAGCGCCGCTCCTGCACATCTCGACCTGCTCTCTCTGATTCCCCAGCTCTGCGCCGTAGTTGGCCGTGGCCTCGATCCGCCCGCCGGTTTTTGCGTTGACCAGCTCCACGAATTTGGTGAGCCCCCGCCCCACGGTTCCGGTCTCGGCCAGGTTGGTCGACGTCCGCAGCTTCAGCGCCGCCGCCTCCGCTCCATAACAGAAACCTCCGAGAACAATCCCCAGCACCGTCGCACACAAACACAGCTTCCTCATAATCTCTATTCCCTCCTTATAAAATGTGTAGAACGGAAAATAAAACGCCCCTGCTTATAACGGATCAGAATTTAGAGATAACTTTAGAAATAACCATTAGAAATAACTATGAAGACATGTTTCTATTTTAACATCTTCTCAGTACTTTCACTCCACCCGAATACGCCCGCTGCCCGACCTGAAATGCCCAATGAGCGCCGCGAGTTCAAACCCATTCGCCCGGCAGAGGGTCAGCATCTCCTCCCCGCGGTCGGGAGGCAGGGCGAGAAGAAGCCCCCCGGAGGTCTGAGCGTCGTAGATCATATCCGTCCGGGCAACGGAGAAATTTCCTTCGATATCCACCCGGTCCTCACAGGCCGCGCGATTTTTGTAGCTGCCCTCAGGAACCAGCCCCATGTTCGCCAGTTCGAGAACTCCCGGCAGAAGGGGCACTTTGTCGAAGGACAGGCTGAAGTCCAGCCCGCCGCCGCTCAGCATATCCGCAATGTGCCCCGCCAGGCCGAAGCCCGTCACGTCGGTGGCCGCCCGAACCGCGCGATGAAGGTCCTCCGGCAGGCGCGGAGGCAGAGCGTTGAGGGTCGTCATCCAGCGGGTCGCTTCCGCAGCCGTGGCGGGGTCCTCGATCATGCCCGCCCTGATGCCCGTGATGGCGACTCCCGTTCCCAGGGGTTTTGTGAGAATCAGGGCATCTCCCTCACGAGCGCCGGTCGTTCGCCATATCCTGTCCGCCTCCGCCTCACCGTAGACCACCAGCCCGTACTTGGGCTCGTCGTCCTGTACGCTGTGCCCTCCCGCCAGAAACGCTCCCGCTTCACGGGTCTTCGAAAAACCGCCCTTGAGAATTTTTTTCAGAACGTCCAGCTCCAGCGTTTTCGAGGGGAACCCGACCACGTTGAGGGCCACCACAGGGCGCCCTCCCATGGCAAAAACATCGCTGATGGAGTTGGCCGCGGCCACCTGCCCCCACACAAAAGGATCATCCACCACCGGCGTGATGAAATCCACCGTCAGAATACCCAGACGGTGTTCGTCGATTTTCCAGAGGGCAGCGTCCTCTCCGCCGCTCCAGGTCGCAAGGATGCGGTCATCTTCGATATGGGGAATTTCCGCTAAAACCTGAGCGAGGTCCGCCGGACCTATCTTCGCCGCTCACCCGCTGGTTCTGGACATCTCCGTCAGCCGGAGGTGAACCGCATTCTCCGCCGACATCTCCGCTTCACAGTTTTTCCGTCCCATTCTCCTCACCTCCTCCCCCGGTGAAGAAGCCCCGTCGAAATCGTGAAAATCAGGCCGTGACCTCATCGCAGAAATTTTCCAGCAGACGACGCTCCAGCTCTTCCCCGCTGAAAAGCGGAAGCAGCAGCATCAGTTTCACCATAAGCGATTCCCGGGTCATGTCGCCCGCCGACAGAACTCCCAGATCCAGCGCCCTGCGGCCAACCTCGTAAACCGTGGGATTGGTTCCGCCGAAGGGAGACTGGCTGCGCAAAACAAGGGGAAGCCCCGCATCGACGCCCCGTTTGATGGGATCCAGCAGATTTTCGTACATATAGGGTACTCCTCCCAGCCCATAGCCCTCCAGAACGATGGCTTTCGGCCCGGCCTCCACAATGCCGTCAAGCCACGCCGCCTTCATCCCGGGGAAAATCGGAACCAGGGCGATATTCGTTTCGAAAGTGGGAGAGTCGCCCCAGGGGCGCTTTTCCGAGAGCTTCGGAGTTTGAGGCGTGAGCCAGGCGATTTTATGGGTGTCCTTGTCCCGCATCTCTCCCAGCAGGGGATAATCCACGCTGGCAAAGGCTTTCTTGCGGCGGCTGTCGAGCTTCGTCGCCCTGGGACCGTGAATCAGGAGATCGGCAAAGGCCACAGCTACCCCTCTGCGCCGATACATGGCCAGCTGCAGCGCAAACTGGAACGCGGCGTAAATGTTGTCGGAGACGTCGCTGCCCGGTTCATCCGGCGTGAGCATGGAGCCCGTGATCACCACAGGAATCGTCACGTCCCGCAGCAGAAGGGAAAGAGCGGCTCCTGTCCAGGCCAGGGTGTCCGTCCCGTGAAGCAGAACTACGGCGTCCGCCTTCGAGGCGTTTTTTCTGACAGCCTGAGCCATGGCCAGCCAGTCCGGCGGGCTCATATTGGAGCTGTCTTTGGAAAAAATATCCTCGATTTCCACATCATGATCGAATCCCATGAGCAAAGGGCAGGCGGCAAGCAGTTTTTCACCCTTCAGCGCGGGAACATAACCTCCTTCAGACGCGACGGAAGCGATGGTCCCTCCGGTGGTGAGCAATAAAATTTTCATCTCGGAATCCTCCCATCAATCATAGTACCTGCATTTTATACCATACTGACGCAGGAACCTAAACCGGAAGAACCGAAATATTTCGGCACACAGCATAATACCAATTTGCTTTCAACCAAGCGTTAATGAAGAAGCTAATGTTTGAATATCACTGCTTTTAGCTATTCTAACTTTATAAGCAGCGAACCGGTGAAGTATGAGCCGCATGAGTCGCTTAGTTTCTTCATCAGGCCTTTTATTTCAAATTGGTATAAGAGCTGACCGGCGGGGATAATTGCTGACGGAATCTGAATTTCAAAAGGGGTTCAAATTTAAAAAACGAGACGGGAGCCCTTCTGGAGGATTCTCCCGTCTCGTCTCCCGTCCCGTCTTCTTACGCGGGTTTGGATTTCGATCTTACGCGTTTCCCGCCGTGGCAAGACGCGCTTTCAGAGCTTTTACCGCGGGACGCGCCTTTGGAAGACTTTTGACTTCCTGCCTCTGAGCCGGCTGGGAAGAATTTTCCGTCCCGTTTTCCATTTTGAAGAAGTCCAGTTCCGCCTGCAGGTCATGAGAAAGTTCGTAGAGACTCTCCGCGTCGGTGGCTATCGTTTCGGATGCCGTGGCCACCTCTCCCACGCCGGTGCGGATGTTCTCGCTCAGCCGGGCCGCGTTTCCGACCTTTTCGGATATTCCCTGCACATTCGACGCAATCTCTTCGCTGGATGCGGCCTGTTCCTCGGCGACGGCGGCCAGGTCCTGAGTGGCTGTCGCAATTTCTCTCAGGCTGTCAAGGATGTTCGCGATCGCCTTTTCCGTTTCGCTGGAGCGCACCTTTGCCGCGCCGCAGGTGGTGGTATTGTCCTGCGCATAGCCCGTTATGGTGTTCAAATCCGTCGCAATGGCTCCGGCCAGCCCGGCGATATTCTTCGCCGCGGTGTTGCTTTCCTCCGCCAGCTTGCGAACTTCTTCCGCCACCACGGCGAATCCCCGTCCGGCATCTCCGGCCCGCGCCGCTTCGATGGCCGCGTTGAGAGCCAGCAGGTTGGTCTGATCCGCAATTCCGGCTATCTGCGACACAAAATTCTGTATCTGCTGGGCTCTGCTGCTGAGCTCCAGAACGGCGGCTGCGGTCGATTCCACATCCTCCGCGACTTTGCCGATCCCGCTGACCACGTTGTGAAGCGCGTCCATTCCCAAATTGCCCGCCTCCATGGCCTCGTCGACTTTACACGCGATGTTCGTCCCCTTCTCGGCGGTGAGCTGCGCGCCGGCCGCCACCTCTTCCACCGAGGCATTGACCTCTTCCGCCGCAGTGGCAAGCTCTTGCATATCCGACCCCATCTCGTCAATGCTGGCCCGGAATTCCTCGACAGAGGCGTTCGTCTCCTGAGCCATGGCCGAAAAGTTTTGCGCCGAATCCGTGATCTGAACACCCGAATTCTGAATCGACTCCACCACATGACGCAGCGTCTCAACCATCCCTTCCAGCGCGTTGCTCATCTGGGAAATCGCGTCTTTGCCGCTGTCGGAGAAATCCACCGACAGGTCGCCGCTGGCGAACACTCCTATTTTTTCCTTTATCAAATTGATCGGCTTTGTGATCATCCGCGACACAAAGAAGCTGAACAGCAGGGATAAGAAGGTGGCCGCCAGGGCGACTCCGACTCCGATGACAATCGTCCGTTTTATCTGGGCTTCCATCTCCGTATCCGTCTCATCGGCCTCTCCCACCAGATAGGCCGAAAGTTTACGCAGGTTTTCGGTATATCGCACCGCAACCGGTTCGAGTTTGCTCAAAAACAACTGTTCCGCCTTTTCATCCTCGTTTTTAAAGGCCAGTTCAATGACTTCATCCTGCAAATCGGCCAGGTTGCCCTTCAATTCCTTCACATTATTCAGATAAGCAATCGCCGTCTCGTCGATGGGGGTTCCCTCGAACTCTTTCAAAAAACCCGCGCTTTCTTCACGTCTCTTATTGATTTCCTCACGAAGTTCGTTGCATTTTGCCTCGTCTTCAATGAGAATCATTTTCAAAATAGCACGCTGTTCGGCGTTCAGGGCCGACCGTACGATGGCGATATTCGCCGCCTGAGAGTAGACATTGTCGTAAGCGGAAGTAAATTCGTGCAGGGTTTGCTTCGACATCCGATAATTGTAGGCCGTGATGAACAGCAGGAGACAAAGGGGCAGTCCCACCAGAAAAGCCATTTTAATACCGATACTTCTGTTTTTGAACCACGTCATAACATACTCCTCCTTTTAAACTTTCAAATAATCTATACAACTATTAATGTAGCCAATATAAAACAACAATAAAGTAAAACATACAAAAACTTTGCAACATAATTTTTACATTTTTAAAGTTATATAGCACTTTATTTACAAATAAAATTTAATTTATCCTTAAATAAGGACATTTATATCATTAATAATATACCATATTTCAAACAAATACAATTTATATATCGCTTTATTTAAAATATGCGAAAAAAATTGTTTTTGTCGCTGATGGTGAAATAATTATAATTAAAAAAATATATTACAAAATGGTAATTATAAGCATTTTAATCTGCGTATAATTATCTATTGGTACAATATAAAAATCGATGCGAAATTTCGAGACCGGCCGATTCGAAGGGCGGAACTGAAATTCGAAAACTGACGATCAGGAGATGACGGCAGAGATGAAAAGAAAAACGAGGAAAGCTGGAATAATTTTGTGCGCGATGCTGGCGGAAGTTCTGTGGAGCTGGACCCCCTCGGAGGCGAGTCCGGAAAATGTCCTTTCTCTGGAGGATTGCATTGCCATCGCGATTTCCGCTCATCCCTCCCTGAGACAGGCCCGGGCCCTCACCCGGGAACAGGAATTCCGGCTGGAAAGCCTGCGGGTGAACGACCGCGCCACTCTGGACGGCGGAGCTTCCTACGGCTACTCCCGGACGTCTCTGTCCGGCTCGGACAGAAGTTATTCCGCCGGGGTATCCGGTTCGAAAATGATTTACGATGGGGGGAAAAACCGCCTGAGCAAAACCGCCCAGAAAATTTCCATCCTTCAGGCCGGAGAAAGCGAGGCGGATACGCTGCTCTCCGTGACCTGCGGTGTGGAAAACGCCTATTACCGGCTTCTGCTGAATCAAAAAAATCTGGAGGTGGCCCAGGATCAGCTCCGTAACCTTGAGGACCACCTGCGAACGGCCCAGGGATATTACGAGGTGGGCTCACGGCCCCGCATCGACGTTACCAAGGCGGAAGTCGACGTGGCCAGCGCAAGGGTGGCGGTTCTGAAGGCGGAAGCGGACGTCCGGCTCGCCGATGAAAACCTTCTGGTCTCCATGGGCAGCGTGAACCTGAAACCCTTCGGCCTCTCCACAGTTTTGGACGCCCCCGTGGTCTCCGTGGACCTGGAAAGCGCCACGCAGATCGCTCTGGAGGCCCGCCCCGACTACCGAAAAGCTCAGTTGGAGCTGGAAGCCGCCCGGGTTCGAGTTCAAACCGCGGCCCGAGCCACCGCTCCCACCCTTTCCGCCACCGCGGGAGGTTCTTACAG
This window harbors:
- a CDS encoding Gfo/Idh/MocA family oxidoreductase: MTGIALLGAGAIAGVHADACGQWNNRCEVRAVCDLYPDKAKALIEKKGLRKAAAYGDIDAVLARDDIDAVFICLPPDVHASVAIRALNAGKHVLVEKPMAASLQECDAMIEAAAAAKGKILSPVAQNRFRTPNARVKRMIRSGDAGRVLYATVNSLWWRGGNYYDIWWRGTWEKECGGCFTSHAVHHIDLLLWMLGKPERVTAVIANVGHDNSECEDLGVAILEYTGMLAQISASLVTHDEEQELIFQTDRGRLSVPWRTAASKALPNGFPEEDVENRNALQRCYENIPELTVEGHPAQIGNFLDAISGDAPLQVTGEEGRNAIELIMAIYKASLERAPVTLPIGREDPFYRRETMAAAMPRFHQKTRSVENFTTSEITLGRDVGK
- a CDS encoding Gfo/Idh/MocA family oxidoreductase, with protein sequence MQKKSDGQNYAPRSQGKTVPVAAPGEFRVGVMALDHGHIYGMCNGLAEAGAEIALVWDPDPEKTLAFQKAFPQVRIARSRDEILENGDIRLIACAAVPGDRCDLGVAALRSGHDFFVDKPPLITREQLKQAREAVWETGRKYGVYYSERLHVEAAVRAGELLQEGAIGRVVQVMGWGPHRVGPVSGRPDWFFDKSRYGGILVDIGCHQIEQILTFAGAEGARIAHSRVANFAHEEHPRFEDFGDVNLICDNGAAGYFRVDWFTPSGLGAWGDGRTLILGTEGYIEIRKYIDVASDAEGDHIYLADRKGEHHIRAAGTCGFPFFGRFIRDCLDRTEMAMTQEHAFAAVELAIEAQERAWSSGTDGYRETGE
- a CDS encoding TRAP transporter large permease, encoding MLQAALVFALLLLFIFLGFPIYVSTIITAILFIVAMDIPFTLVIIKMFGSIDSFSLMAIPFFIIAGNIMTGSRITDKLVNFANAAVGQFKGGLGHVNILASMLFGGIQGSGAADASAIGGMLIPAMEKQGYEKDYAVAVTAGSSMLSPIIPPSIAMILYSFYTETPVSRLFLGGVIPGVMIGVLQMVVNAVAYRRRGYSFETEKFSWKNLWRAFVSSFGALIMPLIIVCGIVFGLVTPTESGVIAIAYGLVYGFFISKELRMKDLPKILLDSAVTTAVVMMTISAAGVLSNVLVRMRFQNEVLNFAVHTLKNPYLATLFLMAVLLVLGCFLDPTILIAMFATSILSIGNALGFDPIHYGVLMVIVMQVGAITPPVGTFLFISCGIARLPLEESIGALLPYIGVILLVILAMIFFPQIVTFLPSMV
- a CDS encoding TRAP transporter small permease, whose protein sequence is MRRVYAFFSALRAIAIISLLGGMVALCLVQVVLRYFTSTSIRPFAWGDELIRLTSIWVAFLAASLGVREGAHLSVEFFLNKFLPPPLIKIVKQAANVVVLVCLAALVWFGIEQTRLNLVSSLQNLNISLALFYAAIPVGCSYLFVDYLLILIYGFHPFASMNAGKPDPRRGG
- a CDS encoding TRAP transporter substrate-binding protein, with product MRKLCLCATVLGIVLGGFCYGAEAAALKLRTSTNLAETGTVGRGLTKFVELVNAKTGGRIEATANYGAELGNQREQVEMCRSGALEMVVAAPGTGPGMWVPQLMMFEFPYLFKDNEHYRRVLKGLESEVSKLVQPYGFVATAGQSQGSRHMLTVKPVEKLADLAGMKMRGPNAIYIGMFDHLGAAGTTMDWNEIYTAMQTKVIDGMEASPSMINSMKFQDNAKNLTITNHIIACVYYFFNEKWLNGLPEDLKKIVLECAEEATVYQGQIDDEDQKQALDAMIKEGVVVHELKDADAWVKACSPMLDEYRAKGPAWNDFIDKMLAIQ
- the selD gene encoding selenide, water dikinase SelD produces the protein MSRTSGUAAKIGPADLAQVLAEIPHIEDDRILATWSGGEDAALWKIDEHRLGILTVDFITPVVDDPFVWGQVAAANSISDVFAMGGRPVVALNVVGFPSKTLELDVLKKILKGGFSKTREAGAFLAGGHSVQDDEPKYGLVVYGEAEADRIWRTTGAREGDALILTKPLGTGVAITGIRAGMIEDPATAAEATRWMTTLNALPPRLPEDLHRAVRAATDVTGFGLAGHIADMLSGGGLDFSLSFDKVPLLPGVLELANMGLVPEGSYKNRAACEDRVDIEGNFSVARTDMIYDAQTSGGLLLALPPDRGEEMLTLCRANGFELAALIGHFRSGSGRIRVE
- a CDS encoding asparaginase; translated protein: MKILLLTTGGTIASVASEGGYVPALKGEKLLAACPLLMGFDHDVEIEDIFSKDSSNMSPPDWLAMAQAVRKNASKADAVVLLHGTDTLAWTGAALSLLLRDVTIPVVITGSMLTPDEPGSDVSDNIYAAFQFALQLAMYRRRGVAVAFADLLIHGPRATKLDSRRKKAFASVDYPLLGEMRDKDTHKIAWLTPQTPKLSEKRPWGDSPTFETNIALVPIFPGMKAAWLDGIVEAGPKAIVLEGYGLGGVPYMYENLLDPIKRGVDAGLPLVLRSQSPFGGTNPTVYEVGRRALDLGVLSAGDMTRESLMVKLMLLLPLFSGEELERRLLENFCDEVTA
- a CDS encoding methyl-accepting chemotaxis protein, translating into MTWFKNRSIGIKMAFLVGLPLCLLLFITAYNYRMSKQTLHEFTSAYDNVYSQAANIAIVRSALNAEQRAILKMILIEDEAKCNELREEINKRREESAGFLKEFEGTPIDETAIAYLNNVKELKGNLADLQDEVIELAFKNEDEKAEQLFLSKLEPVAVRYTENLRKLSAYLVGEADETDTEMEAQIKRTIVIGVGVALAATFLSLLFSFFVSRMITKPINLIKEKIGVFASGDLSVDFSDSGKDAISQMSNALEGMVETLRHVVESIQNSGVQITDSAQNFSAMAQETNASVEEFRASIDEMGSDMQELATAAEEVNASVEEVAAGAQLTAEKGTNIACKVDEAMEAGNLGMDALHNVVSGIGKVAEDVESTAAAVLELSSRAQQIQNFVSQIAGIADQTNLLALNAAIEAARAGDAGRGFAVVAEEVRKLAEESNTAAKNIAGLAGAIATDLNTITGYAQDNTTTCGAAKVRSSETEKAIANILDSLREIATATQDLAAVAEEQAASSEEIASNVQGISEKVGNAARLSENIRTGVGEVATASETIATDAESLYELSHDLQAELDFFKMENGTENSSQPAQRQEVKSLPKARPAVKALKARLATAGNA
- a CDS encoding TolC family protein, with amino-acid sequence MKRKTRKAGIILCAMLAEVLWSWTPSEASPENVLSLEDCIAIAISAHPSLRQARALTREQEFRLESLRVNDRATLDGGASYGYSRTSLSGSDRSYSAGVSGSKMIYDGGKNRLSKTAQKISILQAGESEADTLLSVTCGVENAYYRLLLNQKNLEVAQDQLRNLEDHLRTAQGYYEVGSRPRIDVTKAEVDVASARVAVLKAEADVRLADENLLVSMGSVNLKPFGLSTVLDAPVVSVDLESATQIALEARPDYRKAQLELEAARVRVQTAARATAPTLSATAGGSYSGREFPLEDSLSAGLRLDFPIFDGGASAASISIARAQFSQSEASLDGLTQSIVYEVRQAIVDLENARQRIRSAEEAVQYAQENLDLAQGRYSTGVGSPIEISDAVSALSQALFTRYQTLYDARVAAVALEEATGGAVR